The following are encoded together in the Thermus neutrinimicus genome:
- a CDS encoding GntR family transcriptional regulator: MQTLGFRRPNQVREAVYRHLKDLLLSGRFAPGERLSEPLLAQELGVSRTPVREALMRLAEEGLVELVPGRGARVRIFSPEEVEEVYGVRALLEGEAAREAALRATPWELADLEAHLRAIDEAPPEDYPEQMRRDLEFHRALVRLSGNKTLYRLYEDLLSSLALARSALPTLSQEEATRREHQAILEALKRRDPQGAKGAVEAHVYRFRDLVVARLRKGGV, translated from the coding sequence ATGCAGACGTTAGGCTTCCGCCGGCCCAACCAGGTGCGGGAGGCCGTGTACCGGCACCTCAAAGACCTGCTCCTCTCCGGAAGGTTTGCCCCGGGGGAAAGGCTTTCCGAGCCCCTCTTAGCCCAGGAGCTCGGGGTTTCCCGCACCCCCGTGCGGGAAGCCCTCATGCGCCTTGCCGAGGAGGGCCTGGTGGAGCTGGTGCCGGGCCGGGGGGCCAGGGTGCGGATCTTCAGCCCGGAGGAGGTGGAGGAGGTCTACGGGGTGCGGGCCCTTCTGGAGGGGGAGGCGGCCCGGGAGGCGGCCCTTAGGGCCACCCCTTGGGAGCTTGCTGACCTCGAGGCCCACCTTAGGGCCATCGACGAAGCCCCTCCTGAGGACTACCCCGAGCAGATGCGCCGGGACCTGGAGTTCCACCGGGCCCTGGTGCGGCTTTCCGGGAACAAGACCCTTTACCGCCTCTACGAGGACCTCCTTTCCAGCCTAGCCCTGGCCCGGAGCGCCCTGCCCACCCTGTCCCAAGAGGAGGCCACCCGCAGGGAGCACCAGGCTATCCTCGAGGCCCTAAAGAGGCGGGACCCCCAAGGGGCCAAAGGGGCGGTGGAGGCCCACGTGTACCGCTTCCGCGACCTGGTGGTGGCCAGGCTTAGGAAAGGAGGGGTATGA
- a CDS encoding TaqI-like C-terminal specificity domain-containing protein — MPTSPRTLGRVSTPGPLVDFMVSLAEAPKGGKVLEPACAHAPFLRAFREAHGTGYRFHALEVDPLVFDPPPWAEAHLEDFLLWEPGTAFHLILGNPPYGALGAGARFSPERRRLYRERFATWHGRYNLYGAFLEKGVRLLEAGGMLVYVVPAGWMVLEEFRKLRAFLSREGETEVYYLGRAFPGVKVVAAVVRFRKGGRGLRLYDAEGLRFGAPPPNGPLQPALLLEDPAWRGEPIRFPHPQALEMERKGVPLGALFHIHFAARSPQVRAHPLTRTAPGPGLVPVLTGRNLRPGEIDYETPYSGLYFPKEAVGLLKPFYATPHLVVANTRHYRVVAAWDGRAYPWREEFHLLPKAGVGVDGDALVAHLNSPEVQAYYRGLYREMVPHLTRWMLERVPLPKDMAPDPNPFA, encoded by the coding sequence ATGCCCACAAGCCCCCGCACCCTGGGCCGCGTTTCCACCCCCGGGCCCCTGGTGGACTTCATGGTCTCCCTGGCGGAGGCCCCCAAGGGGGGAAAGGTCCTGGAGCCCGCCTGCGCCCACGCCCCCTTCCTGCGGGCCTTCCGGGAGGCCCACGGCACCGGCTACCGCTTCCACGCCCTCGAGGTGGACCCCCTGGTCTTTGACCCTCCCCCCTGGGCGGAGGCCCACCTGGAGGACTTCCTCCTCTGGGAACCCGGCACCGCCTTCCACCTCATCCTGGGCAACCCACCCTACGGGGCCCTGGGGGCGGGAGCCCGCTTCTCCCCCGAAAGGCGGAGGCTCTACCGCGAGCGCTTCGCCACCTGGCACGGGCGGTACAACCTCTACGGGGCCTTCCTGGAGAAGGGGGTGCGCCTCCTCGAGGCCGGCGGGATGCTGGTCTATGTGGTCCCCGCGGGCTGGATGGTCCTGGAGGAGTTCCGCAAGCTCAGGGCCTTCCTTTCCCGGGAAGGGGAGACGGAGGTCTACTACCTGGGCCGGGCCTTCCCCGGGGTCAAGGTGGTGGCCGCGGTGGTCCGCTTCAGGAAGGGGGGGAGGGGCCTGCGGCTTTATGACGCCGAGGGCCTCCGCTTTGGGGCCCCTCCCCCAAATGGACCGCTCCAGCCCGCCCTTCTCCTGGAGGACCCCGCCTGGCGGGGGGAGCCCATCCGCTTCCCCCACCCCCAGGCCCTGGAGATGGAGCGGAAGGGGGTGCCCCTGGGGGCGCTTTTCCACATCCACTTCGCCGCCCGTAGCCCCCAGGTCCGGGCCCACCCCCTCACCCGCACCGCCCCAGGCCCCGGCCTGGTCCCCGTGCTCACGGGGAGGAACCTGAGGCCGGGGGAGATCGACTACGAGACCCCCTACTCCGGCCTCTACTTCCCCAAGGAGGCCGTGGGGCTCCTGAAGCCCTTCTACGCCACCCCCCACCTGGTGGTGGCCAACACCCGCCACTACCGGGTGGTGGCCGCCTGGGATGGAAGGGCTTACCCCTGGCGGGAGGAGTTCCACCTCCTGCCCAAGGCGGGGGTAGGGGTGGACGGGGACGCCTTGGTGGCCCACCTGAACAGCCCCGAGGTCCAGGCCTACTACCGGGGGCTTTACCGGGAGATGGTGCCCCACCTCACCCGCTGGATGCTGGAGAGGGTTCCCTTGCCCAAGGATATGGCCCCGGACCCAAATCCCTTTGCCTAG
- a CDS encoding glycine C-acetyltransferase: MSLSLRARVESELERLRQEGLYIRPRVLEAPQEPVTRVEGREVVNLASNNYLGFANHPYLKEKARQYLERWGAGSGAVRTIAGTFTYHLELEEALARFKGTESALVLQSGFTANQGVLGALLQEGDLVFSDELNHASIIDGLRLTKATRLVFRHADVAHLEELLKAHDTEGLKLIVTDGVFSMDGDIAPLDRIVPLAKKYGAVVYVDDAHGSGVLGEKGKGTVHHFGFHQDPDVIQVATLSKAWAVVGGYAAGASALKDLLINKARPLLFSTSHPPAVVGALLGALELIQKEPERVERLWENTRYFKGELARLGYDTLGSQTPITPVLFGEAPLAFEASRLLLKEGVFAVGIGFPTVPRGKARIRNIVTAAHTKEMLDKALEAYEKVGRKLGVIP, from the coding sequence ATGAGCCTGTCCTTGCGTGCCCGCGTGGAAAGCGAGCTGGAAAGGTTAAGGCAGGAGGGGTTGTACATACGCCCCAGGGTCCTCGAGGCTCCCCAGGAACCCGTAACCCGGGTGGAGGGACGGGAGGTGGTGAACCTGGCCTCCAACAACTACCTGGGCTTTGCCAACCACCCCTACCTGAAGGAGAAAGCCCGCCAGTACCTGGAGCGGTGGGGGGCGGGAAGTGGAGCCGTGCGCACCATTGCCGGCACCTTCACCTACCACCTGGAGCTGGAAGAGGCCCTGGCCCGCTTCAAGGGCACGGAAAGCGCCTTGGTCCTGCAGTCGGGTTTCACCGCCAACCAGGGGGTTCTGGGCGCCTTGCTCCAGGAGGGGGACCTGGTCTTCTCCGACGAGCTGAACCACGCCAGCATCATCGACGGCCTCCGCCTCACCAAGGCCACCCGCCTGGTGTTTCGCCACGCCGATGTGGCGCATCTGGAGGAACTCCTGAAGGCCCACGACACCGAAGGCCTTAAGCTCATCGTCACCGACGGGGTCTTCTCCATGGACGGGGACATCGCCCCCTTGGACCGCATCGTGCCCCTGGCCAAGAAGTACGGGGCGGTGGTCTACGTGGACGATGCCCACGGAAGCGGCGTCCTGGGGGAAAAGGGCAAGGGCACGGTGCACCACTTTGGCTTCCACCAGGACCCCGACGTGATCCAGGTGGCCACCCTCTCCAAGGCCTGGGCAGTGGTGGGGGGGTACGCCGCCGGGGCGTCGGCGCTCAAGGACCTCCTCATCAACAAAGCCCGGCCTCTCCTCTTCTCCACCAGCCACCCCCCGGCGGTGGTGGGGGCCCTTTTGGGGGCCTTGGAGCTCATCCAAAAGGAACCGGAACGGGTGGAAAGGCTCTGGGAGAACACCCGCTACTTCAAGGGGGAGCTTGCCCGCCTGGGCTACGACACCTTGGGAAGCCAGACCCCCATCACCCCCGTGCTCTTCGGGGAGGCCCCCTTGGCCTTTGAGGCGAGCCGCCTCCTCCTGAAAGAGGGAGTTTTCGCCGTGGGTATCGGCTTTCCTACGGTACCCAGGGGAAAGGCCCGTATCCGCAACATCGTCACCGCCGCCCACACTAAGGAGATGCTGGACAAGGCCCTCGAGGCCTACGAGAAAGTGGGCCGGAAGCTCGGGGTGATCCCTTGA
- a CDS encoding transcriptional regulator, producing the protein MTVDRSIPRESWQVEYEAERLERRARLLELVHRFKGEPDTLLPFHKALALRPREEHHLGLRSIQVDRVVGSVDRYEDFHRHFLPRTPHTLERWKRLRALQLSGVEFPPIEVYQVGEAYFVKDGHHRVALAKATGQKFIDAYVIALGVPVPVEPGDTVKDLILKAEYADFLIKTRLKELIPPEEFFEIRFTTLGRYDLLLDHIATRRYFKGLEEGREVPWEEAVKDWYRNLYRPTVEAIRQLGLLKDFSGRTEADLYLWVMDHRYFLALELGVEPAPLEAARSYEAQFGPWWKRLGGWLKGFYLATGQGGGGRG; encoded by the coding sequence ATGACCGTGGACCGATCCATACCGAGGGAATCCTGGCAGGTGGAATACGAGGCGGAGCGCCTGGAGCGGCGGGCCAGGCTTCTGGAGCTGGTTCACCGGTTTAAAGGGGAACCCGACACCCTCCTCCCCTTCCACAAGGCCCTGGCCCTGCGGCCCAGGGAGGAGCATCACCTTGGGCTTCGATCCATCCAGGTGGATAGGGTGGTGGGTTCGGTGGACCGCTACGAGGATTTCCACCGCCACTTCCTTCCGCGAACCCCCCACACCCTGGAGCGCTGGAAGCGCCTTAGGGCGCTCCAGCTTTCAGGGGTGGAGTTTCCCCCTATTGAGGTGTACCAGGTGGGGGAAGCCTACTTCGTCAAGGACGGCCACCACCGGGTGGCCTTGGCCAAGGCCACGGGCCAGAAGTTCATCGATGCTTACGTGATCGCCCTGGGGGTACCGGTGCCGGTGGAACCTGGGGATACTGTGAAAGACCTTATCCTCAAGGCCGAGTATGCCGATTTCCTGATAAAAACACGCCTAAAGGAGCTCATTCCCCCGGAGGAGTTCTTCGAAATCCGCTTTACCACTCTGGGCCGCTACGACCTTCTTCTAGACCACATCGCCACTCGGCGATACTTCAAGGGTTTGGAGGAGGGGCGAGAGGTTCCTTGGGAGGAAGCGGTGAAGGACTGGTACCGGAACCTTTACCGACCCACGGTAGAGGCCATCCGCCAGCTGGGTCTGTTGAAGGACTTCTCTGGCCGAACCGAGGCCGATCTCTACCTGTGGGTGATGGACCACCGCTACTTTCTGGCCCTGGAGCTGGGAGTAGAACCTGCTCCTCTGGAGGCGGCCCGTTCCTACGAGGCCCAGTTTGGGCCCTGGTGGAAGCGGCTTGGGGGGTGGCTCAAGGGCTTTTACCTGGCAACGGGGCAGGGCGGAGGAGGAAGGGGTTGA